In the Marinobacter sp. Arc7-DN-1 genome, TGGATTGGCTTTCTGAGTTACGAACTGGGTTATATCCGGGAGCCGCGACTTGCTCCCATCTGCCCCACGCCCCCCGTGCCGTTGCTCGCCGCAGGGCTTTACCTGTGGCTGGCCAGCCATAACCGGAAAACCGGGGACTATTGCCTCTGGATACACCCGAACTGTCCCGGTAGCCTGGTCACTCAGATCAACGGATGGCTTTCGCTTTCGTTTCATACGGAAAGCCAACCGTGCTCCTGGAAGGTCACGGAACCTTTCAAACCCAGGCAAGCGCCCGAAGCCTTCAAGGCAAGCGTTCAGGCCATCCGGGATTACATCCGTGCCGGCGACTGCTATCAGGCCAACCTGTCGCAGGAATTTGTCGGAAAGTTCACTGGTGACCCCTGGTGCGCTTTTCAGGCATTGGCAAACGCCAACCCCACGCCCTATAGCGCGTTCGTCCGTGCCGGAGAGCACTCCGTGCTTTCGATCTCACCAGAACGATTCCTTGAAATTAAGGGCCGTACGGTCAGGACAAGCCCCATCAAAGGCACTCGCCCCCGCGGGAAAACGACCAATGAGGATGCATCTCTCGCCGCCGAACTTCAGACCTCGGAAAAGGATAGGGCCGAAAACCTGATGATCGTCGATCTGCTGCGCAATGATCTCAGCCTGAACGCCAGAACCGGCAGCGTGAAAGTCGGCAAGCTGTTTGCCCTTGAGTCCTACCGGAACGTCCACCACCTGGTCAGCCACATCCGGGCGGAGCTGGCGGACGGCATAACCCCCATGAAGGCCCTGTTCGATGCCTTCCCGGGCGGGTCCATCACCGGCGCGCCCAAAATCCGGGCCATGGAAATCATCCGGGAACTGGAACCCCACTGGCGCGGCCCCTACTGTGGCTCGATTTTCTATCGCGGACTGGATGGCACCCTGGACAGCAACATCGCCATACGCACCATGCTGTGCGACGGCAAGGGCACCATTCGTTGCTGGGGCGGTGGCGGTATCGTGGCGGATTCCGATCCGGAGGCCGAGTATCAGGAGACCCTGGCGAAGGTCGGGCCTTTGATGCGGTTTCTGGAAACGTTGGTTATCGAGTAGTGAAAATGGGGTCAGAAGAAGGCTTTCTTCTGACCCCTTTTCAGCCGTCGACTCAGGCGCTGTGAATGGCGCTGGCCTTAAGGAATTCCTGCCTCAAATCATCGAAGTTGTGCACCGCCGGGAACTGCGGAAACTCATCAATGACATTCCGGGGCGCGTGGAACAGAATGCCGGCCTCGGCCTGGCCCAGCATGGTGGTGTCGTTGTAGGAATCACCCGCGGCGATGACGCGGTAGTTCAGCAGCTGGAAGGCCCTTACAGACTGACGCTTGGGATCGCGCTGGCGCAGAAGGTAGTTGGCGATCCGGCCATTATCCGCCACTTCAAGTTTGTGGCAAAGCAATGCCGGGTAGCCCAGCTTCTTCATCAGGGGCATGGCGAATTCGTAGAAGGTGTCCGACAGAATCACCACCTGAAAACGCTCCCGCAACCAGTCCAGGAATTCCCGGGCACCGGGGAGCGGGTCCAGCTCACCGATCACTTCCTGAATCTGGGGCAAGCCGTAGCCATGCTGGTCCAGCAGTTTCAGGCGCTGCTTCATCAGGACATCGTAATCCGGAATGTCGCGGGTGGTGGCCTTGAGCTCATCAATGCCGGTTTTTTCGGCGAACGCGATCCAGATTTCCGGGATCAATACTCCTTCAAGGTCAAGGCATGCGAGTTCCACAACGGTCTCCTGATTGATTGGTAGGGGCAGCAGCGGCAAATTCACCGGCCGGGATACGGAGCGTATGATAAGAAAAACCGGGCGGGAATGCATCGTGGAAGTGTAAGTCCATCCTGATAAACGGCGGAATAACCATATAGATTGTCATTCCTTCAGGGTATGAGGCATTTGATGGTAGCCTTTTCACACATTTAGATTAGGTGATTCCGGCATGACCGATATTCAAACCTTGCGGGAGGAGCTCGAAGGCCAGAGCCCCCGTTCGATTCTCAAGGCCGCCCTGAAACAGTACGACAACATCGCGATCTCCTTCAGCGGTGCGGAAGATGTGGTACTGATCGAGATGGCCCACAAGCTCACCGACAATCTGCGGGTATTCACCCTGGATACCGGGCGCCTGCATCCGGAAACCTACGAGTTTGTGGAACGCGTTCGTAAACACTATGGCATAGAGATCGAGGTTCTGTTTCCGGACGCGGAGGAAGTTCAGGACATGGTCAACAAGAAGGGCCTGTTCAGCTTTTACGAAGATGGCCACGGGGAATGTTGCGGTATCCGCAAGGTCAATCCGCTGCGCCGCAAGCTGGCCACGGTTGATGCCTGGATAACCGGCCAGCGCAAGGACCAGAGCCCGGATACCCGCAACGACGTGCCGGTCGTTCAGGAAGATACTGCGTTCTCAACCGATGAGAAAACCCTGGTGAAGTTCAATCCGCTGGCGAACTGGACTTCAAAAGAAGTCTGGGACTACATCCGGATGTCCGAGGCGCCCTATAACGAGCTGCATGAAAAAGGGTTCGTCAGCATTGGCTGCCAGCCGTGCACCCGCCCTGTCCTGCCGGGACAACATGAGCGGGAAGGTCGCTGGTGGTGGGAAGAAGCCACCCAGAAAGAGTGTGGCCTTCATGCGGATAATCTGATCGCCCGGGACTGACCGGGCGGCGAGCTACCCGCGCTCACCGGTTAATAAGTGGGTAGCTCGATTTCCCTGAACAACTCCTCAATTTCTGATCGACTTCCCTGGTGAGCGACCGCTTCGTCCACCTTCTCTTTGGCAAGATGTGGTGCAAAGCGCTGGATGAAGTCGTACATATAGCCCCGTAGGAAAGTGCCTTTTCGGAACCCGATGCGCGTCACGCTGGGGCGGAAAAGTTTCCGGGCGTCCAAAGCAACCAGATCGGTATCGGTTTTCGGGTCGAATGCCATACTGGCGATGATCCCGACACCGAGGCCGAGCCGCACATACGTCTTGATAACGTCCGCATCCGCCGCCGTGAACACGACCTTGGGTGTCAGCCCCTGGGACTGGAACGCTTCGTCAAGTTTTGAACGACCGGTAAAACCGAATACGTAGGTGACCAACGGGTATTCCGCCAGCTCGGCCAGTGTCAGTTCCGGCAACGTCGCAAGCGGGTGATCCCTGGGCACGATCACACTGCGATTCCACCGGTAGCAGGGCATCATGATCAGGTCGTTAAACAACTCCATGCCCTCTGTCGCAATCGCAAAGTCAACAGCGCCGTTAGCGGCCATTTCCGAGATCTGCATGGGCGTTCCCTGATGCATATGCAGGGAAACGTCCGGATACGCCTCAATGAAACCGCTGATCACCGGCGGCAGCGCGTAACGGGCCTGGGTGTGGGTGGTGGCAATACTCAGGTCCCCCTTGCGCTGGTTACTGAATTCCTGGGCAATCTTCTTGATGCCCTCCACCCGCCGGAGAATCTCTCCCGCCTCCCGGATGATAATCTCGCCGCCCGGGGTAATACGGGTCAGGTGCTTACCGCTGCGGGCGAATACCTCCAGGCCCAGTTCATCCTCCAGCAGACGGACCTGCTTGGAGATACCCGGCTGGGAGGTAAAGAGGCTTTGAGCGGTTGCGGACACATTCAGGTCGTGATGCGCAACTTCCCAGATGTAGCGCAACTGTTGTAGTTTCATTGAGTCTGTTGCTCCCTGGAGATCGAAGGACCCTGAAGAAGAATACGCATAAAAATACAGGCTTTCATTCTTTTTTAATATAGGCAATTCTCTTCACACAGTTTAGACCAAAATTGCATTTCCGCAGCCCCTGATAAAACCCGGTCGTGAACAAGAGCGATTAAGACTGATTAATAGTGATTAAGACTGATTACGAGTGATCCAGTGCGTCCATGGCCCTTGACTTGGTCACGACAAAGGACACAATCCCTAATCGATACGCTCCACCTTTCAGGGAAACCATGCTGCTGACCACCAAATTCCTCAGGCCCACCTCTGATTCCCGCGCGGTAAAACGCGAGCGGTTGAGTGCGCTCCTTGAGCCCGATGGCCCGAGACGCCTGAATCTGGTGATTGCACCGGCAGGGTTCGGAAAAACCACCCTGGTGACTCAATGGTGCTCGCGGTCGTCATCACCGGCCGCATGGCTTTCCCTGGACGAGCACGATGATGAGCCGAGGCGCTTCTGGCAGTATGTTACCGGCGCCTTCGAACACGCCGGCCTGGCCGGTGCCGGTGAGCTGCGCAAACAACTGGCCCACGGCACCGACGAGGCCTTCACCGAAGCGATTACAGGGCTAATCAACACCCTGGCACGGGATGGCAGCCCCTGGACCCTGGTACTGGACGATTTTCATTTCATTCACGAACCTGCCATACACCGGCAATTCGCCTATTTTGTCGATTACCTGCCTCCGGGCGTCGCCGTAACCCTTGCTTCCCGGACCGAACCGCCGCTGCCTCTGGCACGGTGGCGGGTGCGCCGCTGGACCCAGGACCTACATCCCGGACTCCTGGCGTTTTCAGAAGAAGAATGCCGGCAATTTTTTCAGGGCACCATGGGCCTGGACATTTCCGAGGAAGACGTCCGGGCAATTTGCCGGAAAACAGAAGGCTGGGTTGCCGCCATGCAGCTGTCGGCACTGTCCGGCAAAGGAAACCCGGCGGGAACGAAGCAGATTGATCTGGACGAGCGCCATATCAGTGACTATGTATTGAGCGAGGTATTAGACCAACAGCCGGCGGAACTGGCGGATTTTCTGCTGGAAACCGCCTGCTGTCCGCGCCTGTGCGCCTCATTATGCGATTCGATCCGCAGCTCCGGCGACAGCCAGGAAATCCTGGAGAAGTTGCTCAGCCAGAACCTTTTCCTGATCCCCCTCGACACCCGGAATGAGTGGTTTCGTTATCACGATCTGTTCCGGGATGCCCTGCTCCTTCGTATTCGTCACAGCCAACCCGAGAAGGCAGCGCAATTGTGGCAGAGAACCGTAGACTGGTTGCTGGCCCACGGCCATGTTCAGGAAGGCATTGCCCAGATCGTCCGTCACGCAGACTGGCACTGGCTGGCCCGGGTACTGGCCGAGCATGGCAATAACCTGATTCATGGCGGATATCATTTACCGGTTCTGAACTGGCTAGACGCCCTGCCCCAGGATCTGGTCACCGACAACCCACAACTTCAGATGCTGCGAATCTGGGGGCTGTTCTTCGCCAACCGTGTGGACACCCTGGCGCCCTTGCTGAGCTCTCTGGAAGATCTTCTCGACCGGCACGTGGCGGATTCCCATCCTGATGCCGAAGGCGCGCTCGGGCTCCAGAGCGAGATCTCACTGATGCGCTCATACCTGGCCCGGACCCGCAGCGATGACAAAAGCGCCACCGATCTCACACGGCAGGTTCTGAAAGAAATCGATCATACCCGCATCCCCCTGAAATCGGTGACCTATTACGGTCTGGGCCTGGACTACTATGGCAAGGGCGAGCTCACCGAAGCCGAAGACGCCCTGCAGTCCGCCGTCCGCTACGGTCAGGTGGAACAAAAGCCGAGCACCGTTCTCTCCAGCGGCGGATTGCTGGCATGGATTCAGTACAACCGTGGCGATATTGACCTGGCCCTGGATACCTGCACCGATATCCGTCAGTGGGTGGACCGGCACTATGCGGACCCCAGCCAGCCCAGGCTGATTTCCTGCTGGCAGAACAGCACCTTGTGCGAAATTCACCGGGAGCGGGACCATCCCCAGCTTGCGGCCACCCACCTTCAACCATTGCTTGAACACGTGGAACGGGGCACGGAAGCCGGGCAGCACGTGGTCATCCAGTACGTCCGCGGCCACCTTGCCTTCAGCGAGGGCAAACTCCAGGAGGCCATCGAGGCGCTGGAGGACGCCGCCCAAACCGCCCGGAAACGCCGGGAACAGATTCTTTTCGAACCACCGGCCAGTACCGCCCTGCTGGCTCGGTGCTACCTGGCCGCCGGTTTCCCGGACAAAGCCCGGGGCTGTCTCGATTCAAGAGTGGATGCCGAGTTCACCAATCCCCTGAACCGGGAACAGAACCGGATCAGTGAGGCGCGGGTAATGGTGGCCCTGGATCAACCTGAACGGGCCCAGGAAATTCTCAGCGCACTCCTTCAGCCGGCCGAGCGTAACGCCCACAACCGTCATCTGGTGGAGATCCTGCTGGTTTATGGCGAGGCCCTGGCACTTCAGGGCCGCACAGAAGAGTCCCGACAAATGCTCACCCGGGCAATCAGCCGGGCCGCCGACGCCGGATTTATGCGGTTGCTGGCAGAAGAAAGCCCGCACCTCCGTTCGCTCCTGCTGTCTTTACCCGCGCTGAACGCACCGGGTAGCTGGAACAGCGGCGTGCGGACCATGCTTCTGAAGCAGGAAGAGATGGCTGGAACGGCCGCGGCAACCCGGGCGACTGAAACCGTCAGGTCGCCGGAACGCTCAGCCAAAACACCGGAAACCCTTCCAGAGCCCCTCAGCCAGCGTGAGCTGGAAGTGCTTGCACTGATTCACCAGGGCCACGCCAACAAGGAGATCGCTTCCCGGATGAGTGTGGCTCCGGCCACCGTCAAGGCCCACATCCGTAACCTTTACGGCAAGCTGGGCGTGGGCCGAAGAACCGAAGCGCTGGCCCGGGCGCGGCAACTCGGGCTCCTTGATAACTGACAACAGCGCCCACGAAATGGGACCCCTGTCACATTTAACTGCAACTTTCTAAGCCTGCTACGCCCTTTGGACGATCCGTTTACGCCCCCTGCTCCTCTATCATTTGTTCAACGGTGAGGGAAACCTTGCCAGGAATTCTGAAACTTCAGGCCTTCAGATTTCTTGTTCCGCGTTGTTTCGACGCCCGGGTTCAAAAGGACCCCTTTGATGAGAGCCACCCCATCTGGGCTGGCTCTTTTTTTTGGGCGGGCTATCTACCTGAACGCATCGTACTCGAAAGAATGGTGCCGGGGAGGATCAGCGTTCGATGATCCGCCGGAACGGCGGCAAGGCATCAAGCAACAGCTGGCCGTAGCGCCTGGCGATGATCCGGCGATCCAGAATGGTGACCCGGCCGGTATCCTGCTCGGTCCTGAGCAAGCGCCCGACCGCCTGAACCAGCTTGATCGAGGCATCGGGCACCGTGATCTCCATAAACGGATTACCACCACGCCGGGTTACCCATTCAGCAAGGCCCGCCTCTATCGGATCATCCGGCACAGAGAACGGCAGTCGGGTAATGACCACGTGGTGGAGGTATTTACCCGGCAGGTCGATACCCTCGGCAAAACTGGCCACCCCAAAGAGCACACTGGGCCGCCCCTCATCCACGCGGCTGCAATGCTGGCGAAGCACCTCACCCTTGGCCATGTCATCCTGGGTGATAATCAGCTCCGGATAGTCCGGCGCCAGTGCGTCACGCACCTGGATCATCTGGCGCCGGGAAGTGAACAGAACCAGCGTTGCCTTTTCACCTGCCCACAGATCGGGCAGGCGCTTGACCAGCTCATCGGTAAACCCGTCATCGGTCGGCAGGGCAGACATCGCCGGCACTTCCACGGTGGCCATTTCGGCATAACGGAAGGAACTGGGAACCACCAGGAAACGGCTGTCCTGGGGCAATCCCGCCCGGGCGTTAAGCCGGTCAAACCGGCCGAGCGCGGTCAGCGTTGCGCTGGTCAGCACAGCCCCGTAGGCCCGGGACCAGAGCCGGGAATACAGCAGATCGTCTGCGAGCACCGGAGAGCTGTAGAGGGTAATGTCTTCGGCGTGATCCCATCGCTGCCGGACCGCCCAGCGCGCGGGAGGCGGGCTACCTCCTTGCTCACACCAGGCCGTCCAAAGTCTCAACTGATCTTCGGCACGACTGTGGAAAGAGCCGATCACCGGATACCATGCCTCGGCAGTCTCACGGTCTAATTCGTGCTCTTTGCGTTCATCAAACGCCCCCTGCAACTCATCCGCCAGCACACCAAGCTGACGCACCAGGTTCGCGGTGGCAATCCGGGTCTCAGCCGACAGATCCGCCATGGCTTCGGGGAGCTCACCCTCCGGGTAACGCCACTGGGCTGTTCGGCGCTCCTCGTTGAATTCCCAGCCGGTATTCTGCTCTGCTTCCTCATAGACCCTGGCCAGAACAAGATCGACATCCCGGGACGCAGAGCCAATGCGGTCGAGACTCTTGGCAGCCTGGCTGCCTCCCGGCAGGTAAGGCTGCATTTTGACCAGCGCCTGGGAGAGCTGCTTCAGCCACTGGCGTGTGGCGTTCAGGGAAACCGAGGCGGCAAAATGATTCAGGGCCTTGTCCGGAAGGTGATGGGCCTCATCAAAAATGTACAAAGCGTTTTCAGGCTCGGGCAAAATGGCACCGCCACCGAGCGCCAGATCCGCCAGCACCAGATCATGGTTCGCCACTACGATATCGGCATCATCCAGATCTTTCCGGGCGTCGAAAAACGCACAGCTGTCGAAGTAGCTGCAGTGGCGGTTGGTGCACTGCCGGTGGTCTGTTGTGACCTGGCGCCAGACATCGTCCGGAATCTGTTCCGGCCAGTGGTCCCGGTCGCCATCCCAGTTTCTTGAACCATAACTGGCGAGCATCTCCTCGAAGAAAGCCCGTGTGCCCGACGCTTCGGACCTGGGGCCATCCAGCAGGAACAGCGGCATGGTGTCGCTGTCGCCATTGCCCTCGTCGTGCAGGCGCGCCTCCAGTCTGGACATGCAAAGATACCGGCCCCGCCCTTTGGCGAGGGTCCAGTTGAAATCCATCTTGCTGTGCTTTTTGAGGTCCGGGAGGTCCTTCAGAACAATCTGGTCCTGCAATGCAACGGTGGCCGTGGAAATAACCAGGGTTTTGCCCAGGGCTTTGGCCACGGGAATTGCCGCGATAAGATAAGCCAGGGTCTTGCCGGTACCGGTCCCCGCCTCTACAACGCACGCTGACGCCGGCGAGGTTCTCTGGCCATCGTTCCCGGTGATCTCACCCATGTATTTTGCAATTTCAGCGATCATCAACCGCTGGCCGTAGCGGGCACGGATATCCTTGCCTGCCAGCACGTCGCGGTAGCCCTGCTGAATCTCGTGCTTGGTGTCGTCAGTCAGAGCCATTATCGGGGGCTCACCCAGTCCCGGACCACACCAACCCGGAAGCGTTGACCGTTAAGGCTGAGTACAACGCCCTCCCCGGTGATGTCTTCCACCCGCAGACCGGAAAACGAATCACCGATTCGCAGATAGGCATTATTAATCATGACGCGGCGGGACGCCGGGGATGATGAGTAGATATGGCTGTTAAAGGTCAAATCCGGGACACTCTTCTGAAACGAAAGGGGCAACTCTACCAGATGGGGCACCCTGCCCGCTTGCTCAGGCACCGGCAAGGGTGGAAAAGTCTGTGATGAATCGGATGAGGGTACAATAATGGTCGCCCGCTCCCGGGGCACGGGCGCCGCGGCGGCCTCAGCCTTCGGCAGGCTCACAGGTGATTCCGGTTCCGGTTCCGGTTCCGGTTCCGGTGCCGGTGTCACCGGTGGCGCTTCAACCTGTTCGGCCGGCTGATCTGGTGGCTGGGAGCCTGGCCAGAAGACAAACGCCAGCACGCCGGCGTTGAGCATCAGGGCGACAGCGACCCAGGCCACCGGCGATACCCGCTTCTTCTTTGGCCGGTGTATCAGCTGCACCTGCTGGCCAAGGTCGGGCACCCGCCCCTGGCGGCGCTCCGTTTCGGATTTTCTTAATGCGTCAAGAATATAAGACATAGTTACTCTCGATTTCCCGACCGATTTCCCGACCGGTTTCCCGGCACTGAGGGCTGAAGCCGGGGAACAGACGCCTCAAGATCGTTATTCATCTGGATGATGGTCATGGCGCCGGCGATTCCGTCAACGGTAAGACCCCGGAGGGACTGATACCAGCGAACCTGCTCTTCGGCACTCATCCGCTTGATCTGATCGCTTTCCGGGCGGCCGGCACTGAGCGTCTCCGCCAGCTCCATCATCCGGGCGCCAATCCATAACTGCTGGCCGTTCCCGGTACTGTAAAAGCCGTCGCCGGTGAGGTATTCCGGAAGGCGCCACAATACCCGGTATTCCCCAAACCAGTAAGGCTCGATACTGGCGAACGATAGCTCCACGTTAGCGGACGGCAACGCAACTTCGGCCATGTCGCCATCTAGGTGACGAATCACAACGTAACCGTCGTTGCCGGCCTGATCCTGAAGCCGCAACATCGCCGGGCGATCCAGAAACTCAAGGCTCCGGCGACTGCCCTGCCGCTCCAGACACGCCAACCCGTTTTCTCTGGCAAAATCACAGGCCACTGGCGCATCGGCAGGCTGATAATTGCGCCCCCAGATCCCGAATAACATCCGGAAGGCATCGACTGAATCCAGCAGCTGACCGGGAACGTCCAGTTCCGCAAGAGCCTGACGCTCAGCAACTTCGTTGTTGTTCGCGGAATCCGCCCTTTCCGGCATTTCCGCCTCAGCCATTTTGCCCGGCTCATCCGCAACCCGCTCGATGGCACCCTGCAATGGCTCCCCCGGGGGCTGCTCAGCGAAAGCCGGCTCGCCCGGGGCCCAACGCTCAAACAGCCAGGCGGTTCCGATAATGGCAACAAGCATGGATGCCGCAACGATCAGGTACTGGGATCTGTCTGGTGAGCCACCTTGCCGCGATGGCCCGGGGCCAGCGGAATGGCCACGAACCTCTTTTGCTGCGTGCCGAATGTGATCAGCGGTAATTTCATGCTCACCTTCCGCGTAGGCCCCAAGCAGAGCCCGGTCGCTGATCAGATTGATCAGCCGGGGAATACCCTGGCTTTCCCGGTACAGTCGCTGAACGGACCGGGGCGAGAAAATGTCCCCGCGCATGCCGGCCACGCTGAGTCGATAGCGAAGGTAGGCCGGCAGCTCGTCCTTGCCAATCGCATCAAGGTGATAACGCGCGGTTACCCGCTGGTTCAGTTGCCGCAGTTCCGGAAGGGCAAGTATCTCCTGCAGTTCCGGCTGGCCAAGCAGGACAATTTGCAGCAGTTTTTTCTCGGCGGTTTCCAGATTGGTCAGGAGCCTGAGTTGTTCAAGCACCTCCGCAGACAGATTCTGGGCTTCGTCGATCATCAACACCTTGTGACGGCCCGCCGCGTGCGCCTTCAGCAGGTCCTGGTTGATGAGATCCACCAGTTCCTTGATGGTGGCGCCGATGTCGTGGGGAATCTCAAGCTCGTCGCAGATGGAGGACAGCAACTCCCGCGCAGAGAGCCGGGGGTTGAGAATCAGCGCTATATCGACATTGTCCGGAGCGTTTTCAATAAAGCAGCGGGATACCGTGGTCTTCCCGGTCCCTACTTCACCGGTAATCACAATGAAGCCGCCCTGGCCCTGAACACCGTACATCAGGTGCGCCAGAGCTTCCTTGTGGCGATCACTGAGATAGAGGTAACGGGGGTCTGGGGCGATAGAAAACGGCGGTTCGCGAAAGCCGAAAAAATCGTAATACATGTCAGGAGGTACCGGAATCCGCGTTATTAACCAACCTGAGCCCGGCAGTGCGCCGGTTCTGCTGTTTCAGTCGACGCACGCACCGCTCAAGGGTTTTGGAGATCCGGGCATGGGAGCGAATCATGGAAATCCTGGGCCAGGTGGCCCGTTCGCCGGCAAGAATCATTTCCCTTACGTAGGCGGGATCCGGATTAGCCAGCATGCGGCGATAGTCCCTGAATGAATAGGTTGGTGCGATGGTAACGTCTCCCGAATACCGCTGAGCCATAATCGTGTACAACTGACCGGACACCTGCCGCAGGAGTTCCGGCCTTACCCGTTTGCGCAGGTAATCGAATACCCCCTTGCCGTGGAACTGGATTTCCGATTTCAGCAGATGCATCGGGAGACTGCCCAGGGAGAGCTTTTCGTCTCTGCCTCGCTGGGTGAGGAACGGCACAACATGGGGGTTGGCCTGGCTCACAATTGTGTAGTTAACGTCGTAGAGATGCATCAGGCGGTCAATTGGGAGATCGCTGACCACCGAACCGTCCACAAACTTGAGGCGTGGCATATAAGGCAGGGTATTGCCGTGGATGTCTTTTTTCATCAGGGTGACCGGCGGAAAAATACCCGGAACCGCCGCACTGGCCAGAGCCGCACTCCACACCATCAGGTAGGGCGATGTATAGCCGCACAACAATCGCGCCTTTTGATGCGCCTGTACCGGTGACACACTTACGTTAATAGAGCGACCAGTACGCTGGTAGGCCT is a window encoding:
- the pabB gene encoding aminodeoxychorismate synthase component I — protein: MSPATTRQLSRDEFRRLLREASGKDDFVHVGTVGEGPGRGTWSGFSCSAVQSRVLYPGDTDSDRIARLAEEMETEAARYAGYSVGLDCLAGGWIGFLSYELGYIREPRLAPICPTPPVPLLAAGLYLWLASHNRKTGDYCLWIHPNCPGSLVTQINGWLSLSFHTESQPCSWKVTEPFKPRQAPEAFKASVQAIRDYIRAGDCYQANLSQEFVGKFTGDPWCAFQALANANPTPYSAFVRAGEHSVLSISPERFLEIKGRTVRTSPIKGTRPRGKTTNEDASLAAELQTSEKDRAENLMIVDLLRNDLSLNARTGSVKVGKLFALESYRNVHHLVSHIRAELADGITPMKALFDAFPGGSITGAPKIRAMEIIRELEPHWRGPYCGSIFYRGLDGTLDSNIAIRTMLCDGKGTIRCWGGGGIVADSDPEAEYQETLAKVGPLMRFLETLVIE
- the thrH gene encoding bifunctional phosphoserine phosphatase/homoserine phosphotransferase ThrH; translation: MELACLDLEGVLIPEIWIAFAEKTGIDELKATTRDIPDYDVLMKQRLKLLDQHGYGLPQIQEVIGELDPLPGAREFLDWLRERFQVVILSDTFYEFAMPLMKKLGYPALLCHKLEVADNGRIANYLLRQRDPKRQSVRAFQLLNYRVIAAGDSYNDTTMLGQAEAGILFHAPRNVIDEFPQFPAVHNFDDLRQEFLKASAIHSA
- a CDS encoding phosphoadenylyl-sulfate reductase, with product MTDIQTLREELEGQSPRSILKAALKQYDNIAISFSGAEDVVLIEMAHKLTDNLRVFTLDTGRLHPETYEFVERVRKHYGIEIEVLFPDAEEVQDMVNKKGLFSFYEDGHGECCGIRKVNPLRRKLATVDAWITGQRKDQSPDTRNDVPVVQEDTAFSTDEKTLVKFNPLANWTSKEVWDYIRMSEAPYNELHEKGFVSIGCQPCTRPVLPGQHEREGRWWWEEATQKECGLHADNLIARD
- the cysB gene encoding HTH-type transcriptional regulator CysB codes for the protein MKLQQLRYIWEVAHHDLNVSATAQSLFTSQPGISKQVRLLEDELGLEVFARSGKHLTRITPGGEIIIREAGEILRRVEGIKKIAQEFSNQRKGDLSIATTHTQARYALPPVISGFIEAYPDVSLHMHQGTPMQISEMAANGAVDFAIATEGMELFNDLIMMPCYRWNRSVIVPRDHPLATLPELTLAELAEYPLVTYVFGFTGRSKLDEAFQSQGLTPKVVFTAADADVIKTYVRLGLGVGIIASMAFDPKTDTDLVALDARKLFRPSVTRIGFRKGTFLRGYMYDFIQRFAPHLAKEKVDEAVAHQGSRSEIEELFREIELPTY
- a CDS encoding LuxR C-terminal-related transcriptional regulator yields the protein MLLTTKFLRPTSDSRAVKRERLSALLEPDGPRRLNLVIAPAGFGKTTLVTQWCSRSSSPAAWLSLDEHDDEPRRFWQYVTGAFEHAGLAGAGELRKQLAHGTDEAFTEAITGLINTLARDGSPWTLVLDDFHFIHEPAIHRQFAYFVDYLPPGVAVTLASRTEPPLPLARWRVRRWTQDLHPGLLAFSEEECRQFFQGTMGLDISEEDVRAICRKTEGWVAAMQLSALSGKGNPAGTKQIDLDERHISDYVLSEVLDQQPAELADFLLETACCPRLCASLCDSIRSSGDSQEILEKLLSQNLFLIPLDTRNEWFRYHDLFRDALLLRIRHSQPEKAAQLWQRTVDWLLAHGHVQEGIAQIVRHADWHWLARVLAEHGNNLIHGGYHLPVLNWLDALPQDLVTDNPQLQMLRIWGLFFANRVDTLAPLLSSLEDLLDRHVADSHPDAEGALGLQSEISLMRSYLARTRSDDKSATDLTRQVLKEIDHTRIPLKSVTYYGLGLDYYGKGELTEAEDALQSAVRYGQVEQKPSTVLSSGGLLAWIQYNRGDIDLALDTCTDIRQWVDRHYADPSQPRLISCWQNSTLCEIHRERDHPQLAATHLQPLLEHVERGTEAGQHVVIQYVRGHLAFSEGKLQEAIEALEDAAQTARKRREQILFEPPASTALLARCYLAAGFPDKARGCLDSRVDAEFTNPLNREQNRISEARVMVALDQPERAQEILSALLQPAERNAHNRHLVEILLVYGEALALQGRTEESRQMLTRAISRAADAGFMRLLAEESPHLRSLLLSLPALNAPGSWNSGVRTMLLKQEEMAGTAAATRATETVRSPERSAKTPETLPEPLSQRELEVLALIHQGHANKEIASRMSVAPATVKAHIRNLYGKLGVGRRTEALARARQLGLLDN
- the dinG gene encoding ATP-dependent DNA helicase DinG: MALTDDTKHEIQQGYRDVLAGKDIRARYGQRLMIAEIAKYMGEITGNDGQRTSPASACVVEAGTGTGKTLAYLIAAIPVAKALGKTLVISTATVALQDQIVLKDLPDLKKHSKMDFNWTLAKGRGRYLCMSRLEARLHDEGNGDSDTMPLFLLDGPRSEASGTRAFFEEMLASYGSRNWDGDRDHWPEQIPDDVWRQVTTDHRQCTNRHCSYFDSCAFFDARKDLDDADIVVANHDLVLADLALGGGAILPEPENALYIFDEAHHLPDKALNHFAASVSLNATRQWLKQLSQALVKMQPYLPGGSQAAKSLDRIGSASRDVDLVLARVYEEAEQNTGWEFNEERRTAQWRYPEGELPEAMADLSAETRIATANLVRQLGVLADELQGAFDERKEHELDRETAEAWYPVIGSFHSRAEDQLRLWTAWCEQGGSPPPARWAVRQRWDHAEDITLYSSPVLADDLLYSRLWSRAYGAVLTSATLTALGRFDRLNARAGLPQDSRFLVVPSSFRYAEMATVEVPAMSALPTDDGFTDELVKRLPDLWAGEKATLVLFTSRRQMIQVRDALAPDYPELIITQDDMAKGEVLRQHCSRVDEGRPSVLFGVASFAEGIDLPGKYLHHVVITRLPFSVPDDPIEAGLAEWVTRRGGNPFMEITVPDASIKLVQAVGRLLRTEQDTGRVTILDRRIIARRYGQLLLDALPPFRRIIER
- a CDS encoding general secretion pathway protein GspB, with translation MSYILDALRKSETERRQGRVPDLGQQVQLIHRPKKKRVSPVAWVAVALMLNAGVLAFVFWPGSQPPDQPAEQVEAPPVTPAPEPEPEPEPESPVSLPKAEAAAAPVPRERATIIVPSSDSSQTFPPLPVPEQAGRVPHLVELPLSFQKSVPDLTFNSHIYSSSPASRRVMINNAYLRIGDSFSGLRVEDITGEGVVLSLNGQRFRVGVVRDWVSPR